The following coding sequences are from one Acidobacteriota bacterium window:
- a CDS encoding DinB family protein — protein MRIAIAGLMVVCTAGLASAQNDPMIAAIKSQHAMITNNLVKSAAKVSQADYAFKPTPEVRSFGALVGHVANANYMICSTAIGEKSPATADAEKTLTAKADLEKALAASLAYCDAVIGKLTTATAAESIKFFTGPTPRLGIIAFNNAHNMEHYGNMVTYMRLKGIVPPSSEGR, from the coding sequence ATGCGTATCGCAATCGCAGGACTGATGGTGGTGTGCACGGCAGGGTTGGCTTCGGCGCAGAACGACCCGATGATCGCGGCAATCAAGAGTCAGCACGCGATGATCACGAACAATCTCGTGAAATCGGCGGCCAAGGTGTCCCAAGCCGATTACGCTTTCAAGCCCACGCCTGAGGTTCGCAGCTTCGGTGCGCTGGTCGGGCACGTGGCCAACGCCAACTACATGATCTGTTCGACGGCCATCGGCGAGAAGAGCCCGGCCACCGCAGACGCGGAGAAGACACTCACCGCGAAGGCCGACCTCGAGAAGGCGCTCGCCGCCTCGCTCGCCTACTGCGACGCCGTCATCGGCAAACTCACCACCGCGACGGCCGCCGAGTCGATCAAGTTCTTCACCGGTCCCACGCCGCGTCTCGGCATCATCGCCTTCAACAACGCGCACAACATGGAGCACTACGGCAACATGGTGACCTACATGCGCCTCAAGGGCATCGTGCCGCCGTCGAGCGAAGGCCGCTGA
- a CDS encoding rRNA methyltransferase — translation MSDDYASGLPIPAEDAARHAAYLAVRFPATYAAVSAALAHVPAEALALVRTVLDIGAGPGTASLAALDVAPAVTHVAHVDRSRPLLDTGSRLLTEVSGDRAVALTQVVADLASRQTWPAADLVMAAYALAELPTPARSALVSSAWQATTSVLVLVEPGTPAGFDRIVEARAALIASGATVVAPCPHGGPCPLTRVARDDGRDWCHFAVRVPRSRRHRQAKAASRGYEDEKLSYLVALRAHDARQTQARVLRHPIIEKGRITLTLCDVEGLRRTIVTKRDDAWRAARKVEWGDAWRTAQTR, via the coding sequence GTGAGCGACGACTACGCATCAGGCCTGCCGATCCCTGCCGAGGACGCCGCACGCCATGCGGCATACCTCGCCGTACGATTTCCCGCGACGTATGCCGCCGTCAGTGCCGCTCTCGCGCACGTGCCAGCCGAGGCCTTGGCGCTCGTACGCACGGTGCTCGACATCGGCGCCGGCCCCGGGACGGCCAGTCTCGCCGCACTCGATGTCGCACCGGCCGTGACGCACGTCGCGCATGTCGATCGCAGCAGGCCGCTGCTCGACACAGGTTCGAGACTACTTACGGAAGTGAGTGGCGATCGCGCCGTGGCGCTTACGCAGGTCGTCGCCGATCTGGCATCGCGACAGACGTGGCCGGCTGCCGATCTCGTGATGGCGGCCTATGCCCTCGCGGAACTCCCGACACCGGCGAGGTCCGCGCTCGTCTCCTCGGCCTGGCAGGCCACCACGTCGGTCCTCGTACTCGTCGAGCCCGGTACGCCGGCCGGCTTCGATCGGATCGTGGAGGCCAGAGCCGCGCTCATCGCGTCAGGCGCGACTGTCGTGGCGCCGTGCCCGCACGGCGGGCCGTGCCCACTGACGCGCGTGGCGCGCGACGATGGTCGCGACTGGTGTCATTTCGCCGTCCGCGTGCCGCGCTCGCGACGCCATCGTCAGGCGAAGGCCGCGTCGCGCGGCTACGAAGACGAGAAGCTCTCGTACCTGGTGGCGTTGCGTGCGCACGATGCGCGGCAGACGCAGGCACGCGTGCTGCGGCACCCGATCATCGAGAAGGGGCGCATCACGCTCACGCTCTGTGATGTGGAAGGCCTGCGCCGCACCATCGTCACGAAGCGCGACGATGCATGGCGGGCGGCGCGGAAGGTGGAGTGGGGCGATGCCTGGCGCACCGCCCAGACGCGGTAG